A single genomic interval of Rhea pennata isolate bPtePen1 chromosome 5, bPtePen1.pri, whole genome shotgun sequence harbors:
- the SIX4 gene encoding homeobox protein SIX4 encodes MSSASPTDKLASAVEIKQENVIEILSEASKVPQEGAAAGALSAAPPPPPAAAPFPMEHAGSAAAGEDGAADQVLLHTELLARNHHAAAAAAASASSPSSSSSSSSSSSSSQTPLAFSPDHVACVCEALQQGGNLDRLARFLWSLPPSDLLRGNESLMKARALVAFHQGIYAELYSILESHNFDSSNHPLLQELWYKARYTEAERARGRPLGAVDKYRLRRKYPLPRTIWDGEETVYCFKEKSRNALKELYKQNRYPSPAEKRNLAKITGLSLTQVSNWFKNRRQRDRNPSETQSKSESDGNPSTEDESSKGQEDLSPHPLSSSSDGVTSLSLPGHMEPVYMQQLGNTKIALSSSGVLLNGNLVPASTSPVFLNGSSFLQGPNGVILNGLSVGASQTVTLNSPKTTSSVVSNGVSITDILSSSSEDVKDFKLLQASVPNTAAATFSPSNIPVSFPGLIPSTEVKRESTQTVASQDGGSVVTFTAPVQINQYGIVQIPNSGTNGQLLNGSIGFSSLQLPPVSVAASQGNVSVNPSTTDGGTFTSDSSTVQQGKVFFSPLTPSAVVYTVPNSGQAVGSVKQEGLERSLVFSQLMPVSQNTQLNVNMSSENISSGGLQSLASSLVNVTPSHNFSLTPPTLLNAAELNSGISESQPMSSPVTSTSTVISISNTNYATLQNCSLITSQDLLSISTAQPVLGEIVSTTGDRVSHPSAQVHPDFVREHRLVLQAVPDVKENFLPNSESKSTGNLMMLDTKSKYVMSNMVDTVCEELETDKKELAKLQTVQMDEDMQDL; translated from the exons atgTCTTCTGCCTCCCCCACGGACAAGCTCGCGAGCGCGGTGGAGATCAAGCAGGAAAATGTAATAGAAATCCTCTCCGAAGCGAGCAAGGTGCCCCAGGAAGGGGCGGCAGCAGGAGCcctcagcgccgcgccgccgccccctcctgCCGCTGCCCCTTTCCCCATGGAGCacgccggctccgccgcggccggcgAGGACGGAGCCGCCGACCAGGTACTGCTCCACACGGAACTCTTGGCCAGGAACCAccacgctgctgctgctgctgccgcctctgcctcctctccctcctcctcctcctcctcctcctcgtcttcttcttcttcccagACCCCCCTCGCTTTCTCCCCAGACCACGTCGCCTGCGTGTGCGAGGCGCTGCAGCAAGGTGGGAACCTGGACCGCCTGGCCCGGTTCCTGTGGTCTTTGCCCCCAAGCGATCTGCTACGTGGCAACGAGAGCCTGATGAAAGCCCGGGCGCTGGTGGCTTTCCACCAGGGCATCTACGCCGAGCTCTACAGCATCCTGGAGAGCCACAACTTCGACTCCTCCAACCACCCGCTCCTGCAGGAGCTCTGGTACAAAGCGCGCTACACCGAGGCGGAGCGAGCCCGGGGCAGACCCCTGGGGGCGGTGGACAAGTACAGGCTGCGGAGGAAATACCCGCTGCCCCGCACCATCTGGGACGGCGAGGAGACGGTCTACTGCTTCAAGGAGAAGTCCCGCAACGCGCTCAAGGAGCTCTACAAGCAGAACCGGTACCCGTCCCCCGCCGAGAAGCGCAACCTGGCCAAGATCACCGGGCTCTCCCTCACCCAGGTCAGCAACTGGTTCAAGAACCGGCGCCAGCGCGACCGCAACCCTTCCGAGACCCAGTCCAAGAG CGAGTCGGATGGCAACCCTAGCACGGAAGATGAATCCAGTAAGGGGCAGGAGGACTTATCTCCGCATCCGCTCTCGAGCTCGTCCGACGGAGTTACCAGCCTCAGCCTTCCCGGCCACATGGAGCCAGTGTACATGCAGCAGCTTGGAAACACTAAAATAGCCTTGAGCTCATCGGGCGTCTTGTTGAACGGAAACCTAGTGCCTGCCAGTACTTCTCCCGTCTTTCTCAATGGTAGCTCTTTCCTCCAGGGACCCAACGGCGTCATTCTCAATGGACTCAGCGTGGGGGCTTCACAGACAGTAACTTTAAATTCACCCAAAACCACTTCCAGCGTCGTGAGCAATGGGGTGTCAATCACTGACATACTGTCGTCGTCTTCAGAAGATGTTAAGGACTTCAAACTCCTTCAGGCTTCGGTCCCTAACACGGCAGCAGCTACGTTCAGCCCCAGTAACATCCCGGTCTCGTTCCCAGGATTGATACCAAGCACGGAGGTGAAAAGGGAAAGCACGCAAACTGTTGCTTCCCAAGATGGAGGCTCTGTAGTTACTTTTACTGCTCCTGTCCAAATAAACCAGTATGGCATTGTCCAGATCCCCAATTCAGGAACAAATGGCCAGCTGCTAAACGGAAGCATcggtttttcttctctgcagctgcctCCTGTTTCTGTGGCAGCTTCACAAG GTAATGTTTCAGTAAATCCCAGTACAACTGATGGAGGAACTTTTACAAGTGACTCTTCAACAGTGCAACAAGGAAAGGTTTTCTTCAGCCCTCTCACGCCAAGTGCAGTGGTTTATACAGTTCCCAATTCAGGTCAGGCAGTAGGATCTGTTAAGCAAGAAGGACTGGAAAGAAGCCTTGTGTTTTCCCAGTTAATGCCAGTCAGTCAGAACACACAACTAAATGTAAACatgtcttctgaaaatatatcCAGCGGAGGACTCCAGTCCCTGGCATCCTCATTAGTGAATGTAACTCCCTCACATAATTTTTCCCTCACACCACCAACTCTTTTAAATGCTGCAGAACTGAACTCTGGCATCTCAGAGAGTCAGCCCATGTCATCACCTGTAACCAGTACCTCTACCGTGATATCTATCAGCAACACTAACTATGCAACTCTTCAGAACTGTTCCCTCATTACCAGTCAAGATCTGTTGTCCATTTCTACAGCACAGCCTGTGCTTGGAGAAATAGTTTCTACAACCGGAGACCGTGTCAGCCATCCATCTGCACAAGTGCACCCAGATTTTGTCAGAGAGCACAGGTTAGTTCTGCAAGCTGTACCTGATGTTAAAGAGAATTTCTTACCTAATTCTGAGAGTAAGTCAACTGGCAACTTAATGATGCTGGATACGAAATCCAAATATGTTATGAGTAACATGGTTGACACAGTCTGTGAAGAACTGGAAACAGATAAAAAAGAACTTGCCAAACTGCAGACAGTTCAGATGGATGAAGATATGCAagacttgtaa